CCAGCGCTTCCAGCCGGTACGGGGTGAATCCCCGGTCTGCTGCTCTGCCTGCTCCTCGGAGTCGGCCTTGTGGGTAAGCATGCGGGCAGCGCGCCGCTCGGCGGACCGCTTCGTGACGATCGGAATTTCGCCGGTCTCGGTGGCAAGGGAAGCCGCGCCAACCAATACGTGCGGTCGGGAGGCCAGATCCTGGCGGATCAGCTGGGCGCGTTCGCGCTCACTATCGGCGTCGTCGGCATCGTCGGCATCGTCGCGGGCAGCGGTATTCTCCGTGCGCAGTCCCGGCTCGTCTTCGGTCACGGGCGGTGCCGCAGCTACAGCAGCCGTAGGGCGGTAAACGTTGTCCCGGGAGGACACTTCGGAGAGCGGAGCGGTTGCCGGGGCGGAGCCGGCGTCGGGGTCTTCATCTATTTCAATGACTGCCACTGTCACGTTGTCCGGAGAACCGCCGGCCAGGGTGAGTTCAACCAGGGTGTCCACGCATTCCTGCAGGTCCGAGGTGCCGCGGAGAACGCCCTCGATGTCGGAGTCGCGCAGGACGGCAGTAAGCCCGTCCGAACACAGCAACCAACGTTCGCCGGGCTCGACGTCGAAAGTGGCCAGGTCCAGTTCGGGGCTGGCATCAACGTCACCGAGCACGCGCATGAGGACGTTCTTATGCGGGTGCACTTCGGCTTCTTCGGGCTGCAGGCGCCCTTCATCGATAAGCCGCTGCACGAAGGTGTGGTCGATGCTGATCTGTTCGAACCGGCCGTCTTTGAGCCGGTAGGCGCGGGA
This genomic stretch from Arthrobacter sp. zg-Y1110 harbors:
- a CDS encoding PP2C family serine/threonine-protein phosphatase, with product MVRFKNDDSAYVGRYLAVVADGMGGHAGGNVASASTVLDLVHLDSSVHEDEPLTVLADEIQAANSLLSELVTTSPQLSGMGTTVTALLLHEQRLALAHIGDSRAYRLKDGRFEQISIDHTFVQRLIDEGRLQPEEAEVHPHKNVLMRVLGDVDASPELDLATFDVEPGERWLLCSDGLTAVLRDSDIEGVLRGTSDLQECVDTLVELTLAGGSPDNVTVAVIEIDEDPDAGSAPATAPLSEVSSRDNVYRPTAAVAAAPPVTEDEPGLRTENTAARDDADDADDADSERERAQLIRQDLASRPHVLVGAASLATETGEIPIVTKRSAERRAARMLTHKADSEEQAEQQTGDSPRTGWKRWLLPAFLTVVALLLAVVVWLGYTWTQTRYYVGSYENRVAIYNGVSQTIGPIQLSHVTDVSDIPVDSLAEYHRNRVEDTLPARDLEHAGEIVSELRDTAKAVLCPPVNTDSPTAAPSPGATAAPNTEQNSACGGEQ